A part of Pectinatus sottacetonis genomic DNA contains:
- the def gene encoding peptide deformylase: MSALEIKKIGSPVLKQKAETVEKIDSTIRRLLDNMAQTMYDADGVGLAAPQVGISQKVIVIDIGNGLIELINPEIVRKSGSMTGIEGCLSVPGMSGQVERFADVSVKFLNRRGKQQRITAKGDLLSRCLQHEIDHLDGILFVDKALSLVKEGDKNA, encoded by the coding sequence ATGTCAGCACTAGAAATAAAAAAAATTGGCTCGCCCGTATTGAAACAAAAAGCTGAAACAGTGGAAAAAATTGACAGCACTATAAGAAGGCTGCTTGATAATATGGCTCAAACAATGTATGATGCTGATGGAGTAGGATTAGCCGCTCCACAAGTAGGAATTTCCCAAAAAGTTATCGTTATTGATATAGGTAATGGATTAATCGAATTGATCAATCCTGAAATTGTCCGTAAAAGCGGCAGTATGACAGGTATAGAAGGTTGTTTGAGTGTCCCCGGAATGAGCGGTCAGGTTGAGCGTTTTGCTGATGTATCAGTAAAATTTCTCAATCGTCGTGGCAAACAGCAGCGCATAACAGCTAAGGGAGATCTACTCTCTCGTTGCCTACAGCATGAAATTGACCATTTAGATGGCATATTATTTGTGGATAAGGCACTTTCCCTAGTTAAAGAGGGAGATAAAAATGCCTAA